A section of the Mastomys coucha isolate ucsf_1 unplaced genomic scaffold, UCSF_Mcou_1 pScaffold15, whole genome shotgun sequence genome encodes:
- the LOC116091827 gene encoding uncharacterized protein LOC116091827: MGCRSDRSPFQACLQERVMGSLHCARICMDVIAAVIGRFRSRPASQPRSPRLADSAAPGSPPPPPPGTKRPGRGGGAGLGSRGRRGRGGVLHCGLQAGGEDLGAGRQLGLNLQVEVSQVVDSATRTRGEVKVPTDRKKKMLRGQGKRGAGSSVSSCLYCRSAWLPSILGASSQGSAHPGSFPALRILQQYIGYASVTSGVESWCVYFRAYLHYHPCSILKDRA; the protein is encoded by the exons ATGGGCTGCCGATCAGACCGAAGCCCGTTTCAAGCTTGCTTGCAGGAGCGAGTGATGGGCTCGCTCCATTGTGCTCGTATTTGCATGGATGTGATCGCAGCGGTGATTGGTCGATTTCGGAGCCGCCCCGCCTCCCAGCCTAGATCTCCCCGCCTTGCAGACAGCGCAGCTCCCGGCTCgcccccccctccaccccccggAACGAAGCGGCCTGGccgcgggggcggggcggggctgggGTCCCGCGGGCggagggggaggggcggggtACTGCACTGTGGCTTGCAAGCAGGAGGCGAGGACCTGGGCGCTGGCAGGCAGCTGGGGCTCAACCTGCAGGTGGAGGTCTCGCAGGTAGTGG ATTCTGCAACACGCACGCGAGGAGAGGTGAAGGTCCCAACGGACAGGAAAAAGAAGATGCTGAGAGGCCAAGGGAAGCGAGGAGCCGGGTCATCAGTCTCCAGCTGCTTATACTGCAGATCTGCCTGGCTCCCTAGCATACTAGGAGCTTCTTCCCAGGGCTCCGCACACCCCGGGAGTTTTCCAGCCCTGAGGATCCTGCAGCAGTACATTGGATATGCTTCAGTAACATCAGGAGTGGAATCATGGTGTGTTTATTTTCGGGCCTATCTCCACTACCATCCTTGTAGCATCCTCAAGGACAGGGCCTAG